The Anabrus simplex isolate iqAnaSimp1 chromosome 1, ASM4041472v1, whole genome shotgun sequence genome window below encodes:
- the LOC136878944 gene encoding uncharacterized protein, producing the protein MSSSGILSNEECRSIIQACLKENDFNDVKVEIKPLEGAPAGFMSEHYRIRLQVEFPDNTVREFKFFAKTVPRKVPLHTAYVEDSGAYFKETYFYSKVMPGLQTHRVKDEGTANGDESFKNHRWAPQCFLTRPDIVVLQDLSVYNMKLFNSRELMDFKHCEVILREIADFHAATVILEEKQALISNKHCDINEIYPVVFDESITSSLSDDDSKGWFKAGVRSVLPLVDLLPKYKDNHEVRDLIRNKISEACKRLEILVGTSKKYRNVVCHGDLWANNILLQYNEEGEPQEARFVDFQLVRYTPPAHDVMCFLHLTTDRAFRDVHSDKLLSVYYNAFSTELHRNGLDPGTLLSWAEFKESCIYLRELAVITALLYFQMTLMKGEIIASIISDPEAFDRFMLVDRSVEVCASFQTDQVYRDRLNEAMEELIDVYILNRK; encoded by the coding sequence ATGAGTTCCTCAGGCATTTTATCAAATGAAGAGTGTCGCTCAATTATACAAGCATGTCTCAAGGAAAACGATTTTAACGATGTAAAAGTGGAAATAAAACCTCTGGAAGGTGCTCCAGCAGGTTTTATGAGTGAACATTACAGAATACGTCTTCAAGTGGAATTTCCAGATAACACAGTTCGAGAATTCAAGTTCTTCGCCAAGACAGTTCCAAGGAAAGTACCTCTTCATACTGCCTATGTCGAAGATTCCGGTGCTTATTTCAAAGAAACATATTTTTACTCAAAGGTTATGCCTGGATTACAGACACATCGAGTGAAGGACGAGGGTACAGCAAATGGAGACGAAAGTTTTAAGAATCATCGTTGGGCTCCTCAGTGTTTCTTGACTCGCCCAGATATTGTGGTGCTACAAGATTTGTCGGTATACAATATGAAACTGTTCAACAGTCGTGAACTAATGGACTTCAAACATTGTGAAGTAATACTTAGAGAAATAGCAGATTTCCATGCAGCAACTGTAATCCTGGAAGAGAAACAAGCACTGATATCTAACAAACATTGCGACATTAATGAAATCTACCCCGTTGTGTTTGACGAATCTATAACTAGTTCATTATCAGACGATGACAGTAAAGGCTGGTTCAAGGCAGGTGTGAGGTCAGTACTGCCTTTAGTTGACTTATTGCCAAAATATAAAGATAATCACGAGGTGAGGGATCTAATTCGCAACAAGATTTCCGAAGCCTGTAAAAGATTGGAGATACTTGTTGGAACGTCTAAGAAGTACCGTAATGTTGTGTGTCACGGAGATTTATGGGCCAACAATATCCTTCTTCAGTATAATGAGGAAGGGGAACCACAGGAAGCACGCTTTGTCGACTTCCAGCTCGTGCGTTACACACCTCCAGCTCATGACGTCATGTGCTTTTTGCATCTCACTACGGACAGAGCCTTTAGGGATGTCCATTCCGACAAGTTACTCTCCGTTTATTACAATGCTTTCTCCACAGAGCTCCATCGCAACGGACTAGACCCAGGGACTCTCCTATCCTGGGCTGAGTTCAAGGAGAGCTGCATTTATCTCCGGGAGCTTGCTGTCATTACAGCCTTGCTCTACTTCCAGATGACTCTCATGAAGGGCGAAATCATCGCATCAATCATCTCGGACCCTGAAGCTTTCGACAGATTCATGCTGGTAGACAGGAGTGTCGAAGTGTGTGCCAGTTTCCAAACGGATCAAGTGTACAGAGATAGGCTAAATGAGGCGATGGAAGAGTTAATCGATGTATATATTTTGAATAGGAAGTAA